The DNA window TCCAGTGCTCGCGACGAGTCCAATCCCGTGAACAACAAGCTTATCAACGTGATAAGTCTGAGGGAAGAAGCCGACATTTTTGTCAGCGGGTATGATTATGCATACTATTAAATAGTTATTCTACTAAACTCCTACGTCACTTTACAGGGTGCAGAAGAACGATCCCATTGTTCTTACAGGGTCTCCATACACAGCGGAGGTTGTCAACTACTACGAGGTCAAGAGCCACGGTCCCAGTACTTTAAGAAATTTGACTGTGTCCCTCTATATTCCCGTGGCCTACCAGCAGTCTGGTTCCACAAATGTTATAAGTATCGTTACGTCCACCCCGAAGATACAGTCCAAGTACTACGATGAACTGCCTATGAAACTCTACTATCAAAATGACGCAATGATCAGGAACATCGCCAAATACCATGAGCAAAGTACTCTGTTCCCCTCCACGGCCCCACAAAATGAGAGTGCCGAGTATCTCGGAGGAAATGTGGATCAAAACTCGAGCATATCGCTGTTGAACGAGAATCTGCCGGTGAATAACACCCTTGTGTTAGACTGCCAGGATTACAACGTCACGATATGCGTCCAGGTGGAAATGCGACTCGAAAGCGGGCTACAACTTAAGCCGGAAGAGCTATCGAACCTGACTGTAAGCTTTATCGTGGATCTCAAGGACGCAGAGGATATCTGGGAGTACTTCGTCATTAAGACCGACTTAAAGGTGTGTAAGATAGGCGATCCCACTTTAAGTTCATTTACCGTGCAAAAGAAGATCCAATCGAACGTTATAAGCAAACATCCTGAAGTTGCCATTTGGAAAATCATTGTGTCCGTGATCGTTGGCATTTTGGTGCTTTCGGCCACAACATATGTCCTTTACAAGGTTCGTATCCATTCGTCTCAGATTTATTTCAGCTCCAAACTGACTTAATTGATTTACTTTATAGCGCGGATTCTTTAAGCGAGCCATCAAAAACGAACTAACACAGTTAATTCGAGATAGTTTTGAGGACGCGATTATAAAGACAGAGGCACAGGAGGATGCTGAGTGTGCGCAGAGTTGGATGaaaatgcaagaaaattaTGAATGAAATAAAGTGGTAATCTTCTCAATTATTCTTCTCAGTTAATGAGGTGAATTtccaattttaaattgttaataatttatttcaataaaaataacgtACAATTCTTAACATAAATAGGTacaatcataaatattttattaaaatgcattgTTATTCTTAATccttgaaaatatttaaaaatctaaTCTAAATTACTAGCACACACTGGCCAAACATGAACAATTTTAGCGATCTTTTAACATACCTATAACATTTAGTCTATGTATATACAATAATATCTATGCCGCCGAAAAAGGCAGttgcacacaaaacacacgaATTTCCCCCAGATAAGCAAGTAAAATGTACTATCTAAGAAGACGTTATACTCGTACACATATGATAACACACATTGCCAAACAGTACATATCGTAGTGAGCCTCGTAGACTACAAAATGTAACTTCGACAGGGACAGGTATAAGTACATATGCTGCGATAGGTTTCTAATTGAGCTGAGGTAAGTGCTCATGATAGGCTTGGATAAAGTAGAGTGGTTGCATTTAGATATGTCTGTGTAAAAGTTGCTTGCAACGTTGCAATATGTATGGCTGACTACACCTAGGAGTTTGTAAAAGTACCGAGTATGTGAATATGTGCACCGCATAAATCAGGCGTTTCaatatgcatatttttggtGGTACCTATTGTATTGACATCGAACGAAAACAGATATTCTATGCGTCTGCCCTTATAGTGTACAATAACAATGAGGCtttctaaataaatacttGTATAAAAATACAGAGAATTTGTGAACTATGTATTGTCAAAATCATTAACACGTACTTAACTGGCGAACCCTcgaataaatatgcataatcTCTGATATCTGTTTCCCAGATCCCAACGCTAGTTCATCAACTTATTTATCACCCACTCCTATGACTAGTTTCCCCATTGAGCACAGTGTGTGACACACACGTTTCATTGGCCTAGACCTTCCACTTTGCTAACACATTGTCTCGTTGAACGGCGGATCCTTTTCCGATTCGGTGCTGCTCTTGATGTTCGACGATAGTTTGGCGATCTCGTCCTGCACCAGGTGGGTGCTGATCTGGGGTATGGATAGCGCCGGATTGCTGCTCTTGGCTGACGAGCCGACGGACTCGTCCGTGCTGGAGCTGCTCTCCTTCAGCACATTCATGCCCAGCTTGCTCGCAAAGGGCTGCGGCTTGAGCGTGGAAATCAGTTTGGCCTGACCAGCCTGGGCCGCCTCCGGTGTCTGAGGCACTGCCTCGGCGGACGGCTGAGACGGCTTGCCCTGGTCGACGCTAAACTGTTTCTTTAGCAGCATCGGACGCACTGGCGGTGCCGGCGCTGCCTGCATCGTCACTGGCCCCGAGGAGCTAAGATCCAGCGAACTAGAGCTCTCCTCTCGCAAACGCCTGCCATCGGCAGCGCCTACCGAGGCGGTACGGATGGGCTGGTAACGCGCCGTGGCAGTGCCGCCCACAGCGCCAACGCTAATGCTAATTCCCGTCGCCGAGTGCGAGTCGCCGGCGTCCAACGAGGGCTCCGCCGTCAGCGAGGGTGTGTCCACATTATAGGAGCCCGTCAGCGAAGTGTTTGTCTCGTTGGAGCTCTGCTTGATAAAGCGGTACGGATGCGCCGAGTAGTCCGTTTCCGTGCTGGAGTTCTTCTGCAGACTCTCACTGGACTTCTTGAACAGCCGACCCTCGTACGGCGGATTAAGGAAGTCACTGGTGGCCCGTGTGGGCACCAACGGTGAGGGATACGTTTGCTGCTCCATCGAGGAGTTGCGCTGCCAGGGGCGCTCGTTCTTCAATTGAAAGCCGCTCGAGATACCGGCCATGGCACCGCAGCTACCGGCCCCGCTGGTATCGCTACTATCGCCTCCGCCGGCACCGCCACCTCCGCCACCGCCCATCAGGTCACCATCTACCGAGGGCTTCGAAGGTGACAGCTCCACGGCGGTCTCTCGGCGCAGCGGGTAGCGATGGCTGTAGTCTATGGATACGCCAATCTGTGGAGGATTACGTTCGTGAGTATTTGATAGAGAGTTATAGATAGACCACATTACCTCGAATCCCTGGGCGCTGGCATCAATTGAGCCGCGGGACTCGATCAGTCCCTCTAGAATCATGTAGTCGTTCTCTTCGCACTCCTTCAGATGCTTCTTCTCCAGCAAAGCCGCAGCTTCAGCCCGCGACATTTCTGTTTTGGGCCGGTCCAAAGAAGCTGTCATTTAAATGGGGTAAAACAAGCGTGAGTTGGgttgcaaattcaataaaaaatcGTGTGTGATGGCATTCATTTCGCTTTGGTGGCGGCGGAAGCAAGGCAATGATACGGGTATTGCGCATTCACCCGGTTAGTTACACACTTTGCTCACGGTTGTTGAAACGCCTCGATGGTAAGCAAAAAACGGGTGACTAGGGCTCATTCGGATTCATTGGATAACCTTGTGCTCCTCGCGGCTTTTGGGCCTGGCTTACCTTTGTTACTTGGCAGGGATACCGTGGGCGATGCAATCATGTGGCAGACGCTCTCCAGCTCGTCCGTGATCGAGGTGTACTCGCTGTGCAGTTTCAGCAAGATATTTCTGGAGGGTTTCGCATGCAATACTGATTTACCTAGAGTTCGGAGTTCGTGGTTAGGTTCAAAGAAAAGATGTGTGCGAgagaacaaacaaaataaaaacttcaTTCGGTTATGGTTAAAGTGCtaatttgttggccaaatcgGTTTGCTggattggtttggtttggtttggattGGTTTTCGtctaattttttttggattaGGTGGAATGGAGTGACGGGTTTAGTAGCCTGAATTTTGAGCGCAGATCAGAGGCTGGCACGGTTTCCATCCTTCGATGGTTGCTTACCCGGATGTGCGGATCCCTGGCCCACGGGCGTATCCTTGTCGCTGTCCGGTTCCGATTGTGTGAGGCTCATCTGGCGGCGGGACAACGAGGCCAGCTGGTTGAGGCTGATGTGCGACCGGTTTATGTCCGCCCCGGTTAAGGAGTACGTTTCCGAGTTGCGGCGACACAGGGATACCGTGCGCTGTCGCAGTGCTCGATGTCTGGCAGCTGTTTGCGATAAAAAGATACTTTTATACTCATTCCATACTTATAAGACCTTCTTGGGGATAGAGAACAGCGAACAGGACACATTGCAGTGAAGGCTGTGCGATTAGGACATTACCCTCAAAGTTGATGTCTGGCGTCGCATCATCAGAGTTGTCGCCTCCGACGAGCGTCTggtcgtcgtcgttgttgcCCATGGGCGTCAGAGTGTCCTTGCTCTCCGTGCTGGCATCCGTATCCTGGCGCACCGTCACGTACGGAGTCCGTTTAACCGTCTCACAGGTCGATGGACGCTGCGACACCGGAATGTAGATGTCCGAGTCCACCTCCGACTGCATCGACGCCTTGCGGACCACCTGCTCGTTGAGGGCCTCACGTGACTTGACCACTTCGTCCGGTTCCTCCGGCAGAGGCACCACCTCAAAGTGCGTGCCCTCGTCGAAGATGTAGGCATCAGGACGGACCTCGGTCAGCGAACGGTTAAAGCGGCGCCGGGTTGTGACCTGGATACATTCAACACAAGTGtgtgcacagaaagaaaaaaatagtATGTCATCGgttcaataatttatttcacataaaacattttctaacataaaatttcaaagtataaataacaaataaatagaGACAAACTAATTTGAATCATACTAATAATTGCTAGCGgtcacaaaaattaaaagattcTGGATATAAAAGAGAGCCCACAAAACGTATAATAAATGTGATGTCAAAGAGCCTGGGGGCTAAAGCATATTCGAAGCAATCTATTTATTGGATCGAAGAATATCAAGTTCAGAATGACATTTTCTGTCCCAGTGTGCTTGGTATTGCTGCGATATGTAATTCAAACGCACCTGGAGCGAATTCAAATTCAGACCGGCACCCAGACCAAGTGGAACGATGgctcctccaccaccaccaccaccaccaccactgccaCCGCCAGCACCATTTCCTCCGCCGCCGACGCCACCGCCCTCCGTGTCCGAAATGGAGATGGTGCGCATGCGCTGCATCTCTCCGGGAATGTTAATCGTCGAGCCGCGCAAATCATCCGCACCAGCCGTGTGTGTCGACATGAAGCGATGTATGACGGCCAAATGCGAGAGTATCTGCTCCGAGGATTCCTCCATCTTTCGCAATCGGAACTCGATGTTCTGCAAAAGACACATGAAAAGTGGTAAGAAATCGAATTTAATTTCCACAGCATATTCAGCGTATATGCATGATAGTTGTTGGAAAAGCTGCAACGGCTGCAGTAAATGGTCATTCGGACGTGTCcaattttcaattcaaatgTAAAATCGTGCTGTCAGAACCCATGTTACTTCGGATAACACGAATCACActggaaatttgcataaaaatgcaaacacaGCATTGGGATAAATGTCGAAGCAGGTGGGATGATGGTGGGTACTGATGTCTACGCACCTGAACGGTGGCCGTTTGAATGTTTTCCTTCTGATTGATGTCCTCGATTTTCTGAGACATGGTCTCCACTCGCTCCGTGGTGTTCTTCACCCGCTCGTCCGTCGACTGATTAAGGATGATTTCCTGTTCGTGAAAGAAGCCCTCGACGCACTCCTCCTCGAAGTCGTACAGCCGCTCCAGGTCGTCCTTTTCCAGGAACAGTTTGAGACCATTGTCCCGCTGCACCTCCAATCCTGCGGATTGCCGATCAAGTGGACACATGTTACATGGCGAGTCAGGGCATAAAAGTACGGGCGAAAACCAAGAAtgaacaataacaacagcgcCCGGGGCAATGGGAGTGCACAATGGAATCGAAATGGAAAGTGTGGCAAATCGTTTCGCCATAACCCAATTAGGAggtgttgttattgttgtcgcCAAGTGGCAAGGTTGATTTCAATACAAAAGAGCaggtggcgtatacgtaatgcagTTAGTTACAGAAGCACACACAGTCGACACAGTTGGGGCAGGCACGCAGGGAGAAAAGTTAGATATTTGTACATTATTGCTGCTCGGCTGACAATGCCACAGACACGATTGACTCACAGGGAACAAAGCTAAACTTGCTCATCCCGGGCTCACCTTTCGCCTTCCGCACACAGTACTTGAGCAGCGAGTAGAAGTGGCACAGCGCGATGAAGGGCGGCGGCAGGACGGGCTTCTGCTGGTACTCCATCACCACAGTGAATCGCTGGAACATCCACACCTAAAGGCACAAATCATACCaaattatgaatatattttacgaGTAAATATGTGGCCATTTATGGCATATCagcataaaatgtaaattgtaaaGCATCAAACCTCATGGATTCGATCACAACACTCACCTGATGCGAAACCGAGTTGACCTCGTTGAAGATATTGTTGAATACGGCGATGAGCAAATTTATCAGCAGAATATTGGCAATCAAGAGGTACATGGACATGGTTATCGGCGTTACCCAATGGCCTGTAATCCAATTAGTTGGTGTGTTGGTGTTAAAAGTGCGGCATCAATACTCGCATGTATTCAGTGGCCGCCATCTGGATTCGGGGGCCACATACTCACCAGTGACGCAGCCCGGCTGGCTGGGATCCTCGCCGCAGGGAGGGTCGATATCGCCGGCGAACACCTCTCCGTACAGCATGAAGTAGGGCTGGAAGATGACCTGGAGAACGATAAATTAAAATGACCATTAAAGCGCCATCTGTTGGAGCCGGGGGGCATCGCCATCGAGACATGAGACATGGGCGGGCGTAATTCAATTTGCGCCAGTCGCCCAACATAAATGCAAGTTATACACATTGAAACacagtttggttatttttagcCATCACCTGACGATATTTGTGTGggggggttggggttggggttggtgttggtgttggggTTTTGGGGGTGGGCtggtgtctgtgtgtttgggATGCAagttatttgatttttaattttctggGACTTTTCATTCGAAATTGGAAACAGCATGctaaatatttacacatcGATGTCTCCCCATCTCATTTGCATATAACAGCTGGATTAATGCAAATGCTCTTTGATTAAAACTCTAATATTTGCCTTATAACTATCATCACTTATTCATTGCTGACCTAGGGCTAATATTTGCATTACACTGCTGCAGGCGGCTTAAATTATTTAGCAtgcaaaactgaaaaatggAATTAAATCAACGTTGAAGATGTCGAGCAGAAAAACAcgaaatttaaagaaaaatcaGAGGGGTGAGGGCTtgttataaatattcataagCGAAAACAGAGTACACACATTTACCTTAAAGAGGCACAGAGCTGGTCTAAATACTAGTTTGTACATCATGCAGAATTGAAAATACGGATTGAAATTAATGCATTGGACCGGAAAGAAGGAGTGGAGTCTCGGCTCGCCGAACCTGGCCAAACCCTTGCAAATTCAACACGGATTAGGTTTGACAGTCTTAAGTGGCAGATTCCAAACGGACTTAACAGTTTCCTTTGCAAGAGTCGAAAAGGAAAAGGTGGGGATGCGAGATTTCGGAGCAGAAGTAGGCTTTGGGGATCAAGAGACAGAGGAGAGAGCAAAAGATACACAGGTAcgagtatacgagtataaaCATTTTGGGGACACAGTCGAACTTCCAACGGAGTTAAAAGTAGATAAAAACGGGGTCCACATAAAACTCAGGTTGAAATAGAATACTTGGCACACATTGATCTCCATCAAGACACAACATCAACTATAGACCACACCAATATGCAGCAGATATATCtgagtattattattattatatttttttttttttaatttattttggcagACGCATCTAGGGCATTCTACAGTCGGCTCTCTATATAGCAAACCAAGTTCATCAATCACAAATGGCGTTACATTTGTCAAGTTGCCGCTCGTCAAATTCGAATGCTCATTGTGGGTGGGCGGAGTTGCAGATGTTGCCGCCGGAACTGTGGAGCTGGAACCGGTGGTGGAGCTGGCTGCAGTGGTGGTCACTGGTGGAGCACCCATTGTATGATAGCCACGATGATAGCTGGAACGGGTATTGTGCCCCAGGGCACCTAGAAATCCGGGCGCCGTTATGGAGCCGGCAATAACCTGGcattttggcaattttcaAGAACATTTAACGGGCGATTTATGCGATTAATGCGATTAATGCGATTTATATGACAAAGATGGTTAGTGAAGGCAATAAAGTGATAGATTTGAGTTCGAAATGTGGCGGACAAATGACAGAATGacagaaagaaagaaagaagagTATAATACGAGACAGTCAATTTGAGCGTCATTTGTTCGGTGATTTTGATTAAATTCTAGTTAGTCAACTACTTAATGTAAAGTGGATTGAATGGAGCACCAATCGACAAAACTACTCGTACGTAAAAATGATTTGCTTGCACCACTACTGAGGAACGCAGGCCAAAAACTTGCTTTGCTTGCTATTAAGTAAATGTATGTACTCCGCATCGTtaggtatgtatatatttaaagttaaaGCTGCAATTGAAATCGTCGAAAGGACACACTCGCTTTcactgtgtgtgagtgtgtcgGTTTGTGTTAATGAGGCTGACATACGCACATACACTCAAATCGGGGGATTAGTTTATTTACAGAAAGTCGACAGGACATATGTGTAGCATACAGCGGTATATATATAGCTTACCTCCTTGATGAGACTCCAGGTGGGTTGTTTGTCGGGGAAGAGAATCGCTTGTCTGCTGACACCAAAGCTCATCAACACAACCGCCAATAGGACCACGAAGTAAATCATGTTTTTCACCATTTTGCCCATCATAGTGACCAGTGGtcctgaaatattttataatataaaagcTACTTCTCCGCTTTCTTTATTGAAtggctttttttttacaagGAATATAACAATGCAAACTAAGTACTAAAGGGTCAATTGTAATGGTGTTCGGTAGAGATTTATATACCTCATATGTACGCCTTATTTATTGGCTTAATTTAGCTTACGGAACTAAAGACTCACCCAGATATTTATTCACGCCAAGAATGTTCAGTATTCGCAGGTACCAGTATATGCTGTCCACACAGTAGATAACTCGTCCAATATCCATCGTATTCGGCCGGAATCGAAATGCCAAACCGATGACAAAGAGTATAATGGCTGCTCCGTCGCACGGATTCCACAtattccacgcccacaccgaGAACTTATGCCTGCTCGCCGAATTCGAATTAATGGCGCCCAACGAGGAATCGTTAATTCAAGCGTAAGAGGCACATATTGAAGACATAAAGTAATGGAAATTCGCACAACTGTGAAATACGCCCAGCTTCATTTGCACTCATCGCCAGATGCAATTAAACACAAATGATTGAGGTGTGCGGGTATAGGGGTCTACTTACGTAATGGCCACCGGTTCGGAGGATATTATTTCGCGCACCTTTTCGAAGCCCAGCGTTGTGATATATGCTATCGAGTACCACTCCTGCCAACGCGGCATATTCTCCATCTTCACCAGCACAGTGAAGGAGAACATTATGAGAAAGAACATATAGGCAATCTGCAATGGAAAACGGAGGGTTTAGAAACTGAGAAATTGGCCATGAAAATTGGTTGAAAGCTACAATAGCTATGATATACCTATCTCCAGAAAAAAATACCTACTCGATTGAGTCGAATATGAAAATTATAACTATGatcaaaaactatttatatacatatactacCTTTCGCCCAGTGCACTTGCATCGGAAATGAATCCAGCAAGCTCGATAGTAATTTCCGCCACTTACCGAATCCGCCCAGAACTTGGTGATGGGTGCCGTGTAGAACTCGTAGAACTTCTTTTTCAGGCGCAGCGGCTGGTGCTGTTTCACCTCATTGTACTCGGAAAGATTGAAGAACTCTCGAAATTGGGCGGGATCTGAGTCGGTGAGTGAGACCTGTGGGGAAATGACGACGGTATTAGTGGGCCAGCAGGGGCGAAAGTGAAGGCCGAGTGGCGCTTGATAGTTTTCGGACTTAATTAAATCATCAATGTGCAGTGAACATTCAAAGAGAGCCACGTGGGGATATATTACATTGGGGAATTGGGTATACGCCCCGTTGAATCGGCGTGTCAAATGTGATTTAGTTGGCTGTCTAATTAATTTGCTGGTGTTTTAGGCTCGATTTGCTATTGCTATTTATACGCGTGTTTAGTTTCCAGACACAACATGCAGAACAAATTAATGAAGTTAAGCATTATgcaaatcaaaatgttttaGCCGCAGGGTGTTCGAAATGTGCTGACAAAAAGTAGCATAGAGCAACTGTACTACTGAGGTAAATCGAGAAGGATTTAATAAAAGGTGTACTGTTGAATTCACACATTTTCTACGCATACATTTTCGCAAATGAAGCTACGAAATGCGCATTCCAAAAGGGAATAATATGAGGCAAAACTACTAAAGCCAGTTACAGAAATGccattgaaatgaaaatatctTGTGGAAGTGGGAGTAAATTATATCCGGGTTCAACTAACTTTGGAGGGCTGTTCTTCCGCTCCAGCAGTGAGATTAACCTGTAAAATTGATACGATACAAGTACTAGGACATTAGAATGGCGTGTGCGGTTTTCAATTGCAAAAATATCCATCCCTATGCAGATGGGTGTCtgagtacgagtacgagtataaCTGATGTGCTGACTGGGTGATACCATAATGTCATATGTAGAGTTTTCAGGTGTCTTTGTCTAGGAATCGAGCTACAATAACCAAaggggaaataaaaataaacaaagggGAACggcatttctttttctgttcTGTGCTGTCACTTTAAGTTTACAAAATGTTATGGTCGAGCAAAATGGCAGTCTTATCGCATTCTGAGTCGAACATTTCGATGGAAAAATACGAGTAGGTGGTGTATGAAGAGCTGGTTTGTGTTGGTTGTTTCATTGGTTGGTTGATTggttggttttgtttgtttgtttggttgtttTGTGGAGCTACTcactttgccattttcgtGTACTTTTGTATCGCGCACTGAGTAAGAATCCGCCAATAGAGCCTGCAACGGTTCACGCACATTTTTCGCATTTATCAGATATGTAATCACTCTTTAGTTTTACTTTCTAAAGGGTTTTGAGCGGTGATCTTTGGACATAGTACTTTAGTTCAGATGAAGAAGTGGTTGTGTGGAGGTGTGTGTTTTAGGTACAGGTTTCCATAATGATTTGTGGTGCAGGAAAGATTTTAAGTTGAAAGTATTGCAAATACTTCATCACACATACGTAGGCATTCCACAGATATGTACATGGGGGCGAACAAACTACtattaaatacatttcctCTTGCACTCAATGgactttaatttgatttggtGATTAACAGATTAACCCCTTCCAATAGAAAAGTGGGTGGCGATGGAGCCTGAGCTTGTGCAGTGCCCCAGTAACtgaaaaacaatatttgcaCAAGTGCCTTGCCTCCTCTCGAGTCATTCAGTGAGTAGTTTGACATAGACCTGATGGCATTTGATGTGGTTTTGTTGGCAACGAATGCTGGGGGATAATGCTTAGAGTGGGGTTTGTGCCGAGATTATTACTTAATTTAACTTTAAGCCAGCTCTTGGCTGTTGCCAATGAATGTCATTACGCTGCTAATGGATATTCGCACTTAATTCGAACTAAAGAGgactttaaaattttatggGAAGCATTAGAGGCAAAAGCTACTCGAATGTAACGAGGGCGGGCAATATTCGGTAACTTACATCTGTTGAATTCGAGACACTCTTAAAGGAGGGCGAGCTGTTTTCAGCTGGTATAAGCTTGCACTTTGGGAAAATACACATTCAAATGATGGTTAGTGGtgaacaaaaaattacattaaaaactGGGCGAAAtgtaatgaattttaaatgagTTCCCAATTTTTAGTGGCCACATTTCAGGGCTGTGAGTTGTACTAAACTATCGAAGGAGATGAAAAGAGCACGTGTTTGTGCTCCCGATTGATTGGGCTGttctataaataatatagTAAATCAACATAATCAATAAAACACATTATTCGAAAGCCCCTTAGAAGAAAATTcgttaatttcaaaaataactGGAGCAGAAAAAGTGTAGCAACTCCTGCACCAAAAccaaatattgatttttcttgtttttgtctTCTCAGGAGTGCCTCAGAAATATTTATTCCTTTGAAATCCCTTTCAATGGCACCAAAGAGTATCTTCTAGTAAAAATAATCTTGGCAAAAATTCTGACGATGATGTACACTTTAAAAACGTTGTATTGTGCAAGGGAATTATATAGCTTATGTGGTCTTCCTGCACGTCgcttttaaaatttaaattcataaaaacaTGTATACCAAATTACGATACAGATCAAAGAACAAGTATGTATGAATCGAGTAGTGTAGACAGATAGTTCGGTTTCGAAAGcaaacaaagtaaataaagtATAGTTTTGTGATTTGCCAACCAGAACATATACAAAGATACAGAGATACAGAGATAGAGAGATAGAGTCAGAAACAGAGCAGAGACAGCAAAGAGAACATATACATGTGTGTATGCATATAGATATAGACGACTTGAACACCAAAGAAACGGAAGTCAAGTATTTGGCATAGATCTGATTGATTGTTACTACCTTGTCGCGATTATTAGCACCCGCGCCCATGCTATATCTCAAGGAAATGGATCTTTTGGCTTTTAAAAGGGCGCTCTATAAACAGACAGATTTGAATTTAGGATTGATGAACAGCAGAGCGATAATTTGGTCAGTGGTTAATGGTAAACGTTAGACGTAAGGTTAGTAGATAAAATTGAATACTGAAATTGAAACTAAACGCTGACGCTGAAAACGAATAAGGCACACATTTAGGACTGGCACATATAGACAACGaaaccaaattaaattgaatgtTAGTAAGAAATGAacaaaataactttaaattacTGAAAACACAAAGCCAAATACCTCGGCATCCGGCTGCGAACGATCCGAGTCGTCATTGTCCAGATTCTGGTTTTCCAGATGCTCCTCCTCAGTCTGCGGCatctgctgcagctcctccttcGACTTGAAGTCAAGCTGCCTGATGTACAATGGCATCGCCAAGCCCAAGATGACCTGGATGCAGCACACAACACCCATTTGTAAGGCAAGCACAAAATCAGAGGTCGAGTGATTATAAGTCATACCTTGAAGTTGGTATTCTTGCGGGTTCGCAGTCCACCCATCCACAGATCCGCCAGGATCACCTGACTACAGGGATGAGCGAGAAGGGCACGATGGTTGGCCGCCACAGCCAGCGAAAGGCAGCTCTGATTTGACCAGGAGTGCAGCTCGCAGGTCAGCAGTCTTTGCGCCTTTTCCGCATCCTGTCGGTAACTGAAGTCCAGCAGCTTGTTGCCTAgcatagaaaataataa is part of the Drosophila yakuba strain Tai18E2 chromosome 2R, Prin_Dyak_Tai18E2_2.1, whole genome shotgun sequence genome and encodes:
- the LOC6530503 gene encoding transient receptor potential cation channel trpm isoform X12, which gives rise to MVVTDSPLALHKYVRRISKDFSTVRRYSNTPAVVVGSVRASTSAFIAAETAAHLPTCGTPTSRTPVSTPRGIRRRQRMRKRSSVSSTLSKVLILNVRDLLKAHAGSEPLKEHQPRSWIETNFQKRECIKFIPCPKDDTKCCCGQAQITHQTIPGIESGSPGDLWLPTKHTRPQPTDAYGTIEFQGGAHPTKAQYVRLSFDTRPELLVQLFTKEWNLELPKLLITVQGGKANFDLQAKLKKEIRKGLLKAAKTTGAWIFTGGTNTGVTKQVGDALLLEGQQRTGRVVSIGIAPWGIVERNHELLGHNREVPCHSISSPRSKLAVLNNRHAYFLLVDNGTQAKYGAELILRRKLEKFISNLKLHPSKNHWLKTNVTHSSTPVVCLVIEGGTNTIRAVLEYVTDSPPVPVVVCDGSGRAADLLAFVHKYASDGEEQPVLESMRDYLIGTIQKTFEVGLDQSEKLYQELLQCTRNKNLITVFRIQEKPEGEAQELDQTILTALFKSQHLSPPEQLSLALTWNRVDIARSEIFVYGQEWPNGALDEAMMQALEHDRIDFVKLLLENGVSMKKFLTIPRLEELYNTKHGPANTLGYILRDVRPHIPKGYIYTLHDIGLVINKLMGGAYRSYYTRRKFRPIYAKVMNSYANACRKSSTYQYQRYAGANSLSLVTGLLPFTSEMALFEFPFNELLIWAVLTKRQQMALLMWTHGEEALAKSLVSCKLYKAMAHEAAEDDLDTEIYEELRSYAKEFESKGNKLLDFSYRQDAEKAQRLLTCELHSWSNQSCLSLAVAANHRALLAHPCSQVILADLWMGGLRTRKNTNFKVILGLAMPLYIRQLDFKSKEELQQMPQTEEEHLENQNLDNDDSDRSQPDAEVSLTDSDPAQFREFFNLSEYNEVKQHQPLRLKKKFYEFYTAPITKFWADSIAYMFFLIMFSFTVLVKMENMPRWQEWYSIAYITTLGFEKVREIISSEPVAITHKFSVWAWNMWNPCDGAAIILFVIGLAFRFRPNTMDIGRVIYCVDSIYWYLRILNILGVNKYLGPLVTMMGKMVKNMIYFVVLLAVVLMSFGVSRQAILFPDKQPTWSLIKEVIAGSITAPGFLGALGHNTRSSYHRGYHTMGAPPVTTTAASSTTGSSSTVPAATSATPPTHNEHSNLTSGNLTNVIFQPYFMLYGEVFAGDIDPPCGEDPSQPGCVTGHWVTPITMSMYLLIANILLINLLIAVFNNIFNEVNSVSHQVWMFQRFTVVMEYQQKPVLPPPFIALCHFYSLLKYCVRKAKGLEVQRDNGLKLFLEKDDLERLYDFEEECVEGFFHEQEIILNQSTDERVKNTTERVETMSQKIEDINQKENIQTATVQNIEFRLRKMEESSEQILSHLAVIHRFMSTHTAGADDLRGSTINIPGEMQRMRTISISDTEGGGVGGGGNGAGGGSGGGGGGGGGAIVPLGLGAGLNLNSLQVTTRRRFNRSLTEVRPDAYIFDEGTHFEVVPLPEEPDEVVKSREALNEQVVRKASMQSEVDSDIYIPVSQRPSTCETVKRTPYVTVRQDTDASTESKDTLTPMGNNDDDQTLVGGDNSDDATPDINFEAARHRALRQRTVSLCRRNSETYSLTGADINRSHISLNQLASLSRRQMSLTQSEPDSDKDTPVGQGSAHPGKSVLHAKPSRNILLKLHSEYTSITDELESVCHMIASPTVSLPSNKASLDRPKTEMSRAEAAALLEKKHLKECEENDYMILEGLIESRGSIDASAQGFEIGVSIDYSHRYPLRRETAVELSPSKPSVDGDLMGGGGGGGAGGGDSSDTSGAGSCGAMAGISSGFQLKNERPWQRNSSMEQQTYPSPLVPTRATSDFLNPPYEGRLFKKSSESLQKNSSTETDYSAHPYRFIKQSSNETNTSLTGSYNVDTPSLTAEPSLDAGDSHSATGISISVGAVGGTATARYQPIRTASVGAADGRRLREESSSSLDLSSSGPVTMQAAPAPPVRPMLLKKQFSVDQGKPSQPSAEAVPQTPEAAQAGQAKLISTLKPQPFASKLGMNVLKESSSSTDESVGSSAKSSNPALSIPQISTHLVQDEIAKLSSNIKSSTESEKDPPFNETMC